A region from the Flavobacteriales bacterium genome encodes:
- a CDS encoding response regulator transcription factor: MEDGVSWTSSKVLVVDDEVDILDLLKYNLEREGMQVSTAQNGREALRKAKELKPHLIVLDIMMPGMDGVEVCMQLRQLPEFHDTLIVFLTARGEDYSQIAGFEAGADDYITKPVRPKVFVSKVKALLKRKGSGRVEDQVMEANGVRVDLDRVSVHVNGAPVQLPKKEFELLSLLISKPGKVFKREDIYGQVWGNDLFVGDRTIDVHIRKLREKIGEQNIKTVKGVGYKFDA; the protein is encoded by the coding sequence ATGGAAGACGGCGTGAGTTGGACGAGTTCGAAAGTGCTTGTGGTGGACGACGAGGTGGATATCCTCGATCTGCTGAAGTACAACCTGGAACGGGAGGGCATGCAGGTGAGCACCGCCCAGAACGGCCGTGAGGCTTTGCGCAAGGCGAAGGAGCTCAAGCCGCACCTGATCGTGCTGGACATCATGATGCCCGGCATGGACGGCGTGGAGGTGTGCATGCAACTGCGCCAACTGCCCGAGTTCCACGATACGCTGATCGTTTTCCTGACCGCCCGCGGCGAGGACTATTCCCAGATCGCCGGGTTCGAAGCGGGTGCCGACGATTACATCACCAAGCCGGTGCGCCCGAAGGTGTTCGTGAGCAAGGTGAAAGCCCTGCTGAAACGCAAAGGCAGCGGGCGCGTTGAAGACCAAGTGATGGAGGCCAATGGCGTGCGCGTCGACCTCGACCGGGTTTCAGTGCATGTGAACGGTGCGCCCGTCCAGTTGCCGAAGAAGGAATTCGAGTTGCTCAGCCTGCTGATCTCCAAACCAGGCAAGGTGTTCAAGCGCGAAGACATTTACGGCCAAGTGTGGGGCAACGACCTCTTCGTGGGCGACCGCACCATCGATGTGCACATCCGCAAGCTGCGCGAGAAGATCGGCGAGCAGAACATCAAGACGGTGAAGGGGGTGGGCTACAAGTTCGACGCCTGA